ATCATGTGAAAGTTGAGCTTCTTGAGTAGTATTTTAGTGTCATGTTGCTTCCTAATAAAATCATTTCTAAGTGACTCCAACCCTCTAACTAGAATAATATTCAGTGATGCAGAAAGGTTTActctaatgacaaaggggggcaTATGGTGATGGAATTCCTTGTTTTTGCCTTGCTTCAATCCTTGAtttattcttttctttctggAATTCTTCTTGAAACTATAATTTGCATCACTGACCACTTGTTTGGTGCCTAAGAGCAAGCGTTGTTCATCAGTTGAAGTTACTGGTTGGAATGACATTATTGGAGGGGAATATATGGATGAATTGATTGCAATTTCAACAGGATTCAGAAATTTCAGTCGATCTCTATCTGATTGCTCCAAGTATCTGCTTCTGCATTCTTCTGACAGAGCAGTAATTCATAGAGCCGAGAGTCTTGGAAGTTATAATTGGCTCACATCAGTTGTGGATATTTCAATTTTGTACTCATACATGAGATTGCACtctttattatattttctttctcctaCTGCAGCATATCCACATGACAAGTTGCTTCGGGGTAGTCATTGTTCTAATTAGTGTTTGTTTGGAGAATTCCTAGGTTGTAGAAAGGCTTAAAGCGTTCCATGAAAGCAGAACTGGCGAGCAAAATTACTTGGCCATGTACTCCAGCATTTTTGGTGGAATTACCACAGATTCTGCAGCAATGGTGATTCCCATGGATGATCACATGGTCCACAGAGGGCATGGTGTTTTTGATACTGCTGCTATAATGGACGGGTAAGAACCAAGCATTCTGGCATGCTTTTGTGAATATCTAAGATGTAGACATGGTTTATGTTATCGTTGAGCTGAAAATTTAAGTAGCTTTGCAACTGGGATTACTCATCTAGAACTTAGCTTGCTTTTTCTTGTTGTATAGCATAATTCAAAGAAGTTGCAGGATGAGGGTGATTAGTTTTCCATCCATTATTTTCAGATACATTTGCTGTGCCTATCCTTTTACAATCATGTATTGCCATTACAATCTAACAGTAGCTCCTAGCAAGAAAGAAATAGACACATGAACATTTTGTTTTCCTTCGGAAATCATGTTTCTTATGATTTATATGATTGtatgtttaaaattataatataataaacagAAATCATACTGTCTTCAAGAACAATTCTTACATCACACATGACTAATACTTTGTATGTTTCTCCAACTCAGGCACCTATATGAGCTAGATCAGCATCTGGATCGTTTCTTGAGGTCTGCATCAATGGCAAAAATCCAGCTCCCTTTCGATCGATCAACTATAAGGAGTATCCTTATACAAACTGTAAGTGCCTCAAAATGTATGCAAGGGTCACTAAGGTACTGGCTCTCTCCAGGACCTGGAGATTTCTTACTATCTCCATCTGGATGTCCAAATCCTGCTCTCTATACCATTGTGATTGAAGGCTCATCCTTACCAGTCTTTAGTGGTGTCAAAGTAATAACATCTTCCatcccaatgaaatctcaacaATTTGCGGTGATGAAGAATGTTAATTACCTGCCAAATGCGCTCTCCAAAATGGAAGCTGAAGAAAATGGAGCATTTGCAGCGATTTGGTTGGATGATGAAGGGTTCGTTGCCGAGGGCCCCAACATGAATGTCGCTTTTGTTACTGCAGACAAAGAGCTACTCATGCCTTATTTCGACAAAGTTCTCAGTGGATGCACAGCAAAACGAGTGCTAAGCCTCGCAGAAGAACTCGTAGCGGATGGGAGACTTAGTGGAATCAAGTTGAGGAATATAACAGTTCGGGAGGGGAAGACAGCAGAGGAGATGATGCTCATCGGAAGTGGAATCGTTGTGAAGCCTGTTCTGCAATGGGATGATCACGTCATCGGTGCTGGTAAGTTGAATTATGCCTCTTTATATTTGTCTGATAagacccttctcttcttcttgtttAGAAGTCAATCGATAATCATCATCTAAATCTATAAACAGATGCATGTTTACTCCagattatatatttgcatgcaaaaaTTCTTGCTGCATTTGTTTCTTTTGTATCTATAGATAACTAGGGTTGATTTTAGTTCTCTATAAAGGAAATAACTAGTTTCATGATTACTCAACTTGAAATCTCAGTGATAGATATAAATAGCACCAATTGTCACCAACTTTTTCTTCCACATCACACTTccgtctcctctcttcctattaatgtttctttctttccttttcttattTATGATTACGGTAAATCTTAGCTACAGTAGTTTATTCAAAGATTGTTATGTGAAGCTTCAAATGACCAATTTTGTTCTCGTAGGCGAGGAAGGTCCTGTTGCACAAGCTCTGTTTGAATTGATTTTGGATGACATGAAACATGGTCCGCCTTCGGTAAGAACGTCTGTTCCGTACTGACACAAAAATGTCACTGCTTGAGATAAATTGGAAGTGTAGCACATGCAAAGCATCACCTGCTGTGTCGGACTGCCTCAATCACATTTGGTCGCACACAACCAACGCTCATACCGAAACATGGTCCGCCTTCGGTAAGAACATCTGTGCCGCTTGAATGGTGCGATTGGCATGGTTTTCTTGCGCCATTGGCGTGCATGATTAGAAGAAAGTCGAACTGTGTTACCTTCGATTGTACTATTTACTTGGCATTTAATTCTGTTCTTACCCAAGCATGCATGGGAATTTCTTCAAGAAAACGTTCAAAGTCTCCCTGACGATGACATAATGGTGTAGTTGAAGAAACACTACGCCCACCAAAATTCTTGAAATCAGTAAGCTGCAGAAACTCTAACCATTTGCCAGTAATCTCTTTGTAAAAGCTACCAGTCAAACATGATTTTGTATTTGAAACCCATTGGATTTGTTTTTATCCACCGCTCCTCAATCAATGTGCCCTTCGCCTTTTCATTCTAGACTCGACCTGCCGATAACCCTTTGTCTGAGCCATATTT
This DNA window, taken from Musa acuminata AAA Group cultivar baxijiao chromosome BXJ3-7, Cavendish_Baxijiao_AAA, whole genome shotgun sequence, encodes the following:
- the LOC135583075 gene encoding D-amino-acid transaminase, chloroplastic-like; its protein translation is MSSVSTSLRHIVPENSSTRAIAAFRRVPCCVDGRKLASRNARRRAPGLRADEKRWGNVKAVTSPDCDGPMTATGTSNVPILSGSEVVERLKAFHESRTGEQNYLAMYSSIFGGITTDSAAMVIPMDDHMVHRGHGVFDTAAIMDGHLYELDQHLDRFLRSASMAKIQLPFDRSTIRSILIQTVSASKCMQGSLRYWLSPGPGDFLLSPSGCPNPALYTIVIEGSSLPVFSGVKVITSSIPMKSQQFAVMKNVNYLPNALSKMEAEENGAFAAIWLDDEGFVAEGPNMNVAFVTADKELLMPYFDKVLSGCTAKRVLSLAEELVADGRLSGIKLRNITVREGKTAEEMMLIGSGIVVKPVLQWDDHVIGAGEEGPVAQALFELILDDMKHGPPSVRTSVPY